A portion of the Saimiri boliviensis isolate mSaiBol1 chromosome 1, mSaiBol1.pri, whole genome shotgun sequence genome contains these proteins:
- the INO80B gene encoding INO80 complex subunit B, whose translation MSACVPTICSPLSLQELMSKLWRRGSTSGAMEGPEPGAALELSLAGAHGHGVHKKKHKKHKKKHKKKHHQEEEAGPTQPSPAKPQLKLKIKLGGQVLGTKSVPTFTVIPEGPRSPSPLMVVDNEEEPMEGVPLEQYRAWLDEDSNLSPSPLRDLSGGLGGQEEEEEQRWLDALEKGELDDNGDLKKEINERLLTARQRALLQKARSQPSPMLPLPVAEGCPAPALTEEMLLKREERARKRRLQAARRAEEHKNQTIERLTKTAAPSGRGGRGAARGERRGGRAAAPAPMVRYCSGAQGSTLSFPPGVPAPTAVSPRPSPSGPPPRCSVPGCPHPRRYACSRTGQALCSLQCYRINLQMRLGGPEGPGSPLLAT comes from the exons ATGTCTGCGTGTGTCCCAACCATTTGTAGTCCCCTTTCCTTGCAAGAACTCATGAGTAAGCTGTGGCGGCGTGGGAGTACCTCTGGGGCTATGGAGGGCCCTGAGCCGG GAGCAGCCCTGGAGTTGAGCCTGGCGGGTGCCCATGGCCATGGAGTGCACAAGAAAAAACACAAGAAGCACAAGAAGAAACACAAGAAGAAACACCATCAGGAAGAAGAGGCCGGGCCCACGCAGCCGTCTCCTGCCAAGCCCCAGCTCAAACTCAAAATCAAGCTCGGGGGACAAGTCCTGGGGACCAAGAG TGTTCCTACCTTCACTGTGATCCCAGAGGGGCCTCGCTCACCCTCTCCCCTTATGGTTGTGGATAATGAAGAGGAACCTATGGAAGGAGTCCCCCTTGAGCAATACCGTGCCTGGCTGG ATGAAGACAGTAATCTGTCTCCCTCTCCACTTCGGGACCTATCAGGAGGGTTAGGGggtcaggaggaagaggaggagcagaggtGGCTGGACGCCCTGGAGAAGGGGGAGCTGGATGACAATGGAGACCTCAAGAAGGAGATCAATGAGCGGCTGCTTACTGCTCGACAG CGAGCTCTGCTTCAGAAGGCACGGAGTCAACCTTCCCCGATGCTGCCGCTGCCGGTGGCCGAGGGCTGTCCGGCCCCCGCCCTCACAGAGGAGATGCTGCTGAAGCGCGAGGAGCGGGCGCGGAAGCGGCGGCTCCAGGCGGCGCGGCGGGCAGAGGAGCATAAGAACCAGACTATCGAGCGCCTCACCAAGACTGCGGCGCCCAGCGGGCGGGGAGGCCGGGGGGCCGCACGGGGCGAGCGGCGGGGAGGGCGTGCCGCAGCTCCGGCCCCCATGGTGCGCTACTGCAGCGGAGCACAGGGTTCCACCCTTTCCTTCCCACCTGGCGTCCCCGCCCCCACGGCGGTGTCTCCGCGGCCGTCCCCCTCAGGCCCTCCTCCGCGCTGCTCTGTCCCCGGCTGTCCCCATCCGCGCCGCTACGCTTGCTCCCGCACGGGCCAGGCACTCTGCAGTCTTCAGTGCTACCGCATCAACCTGCAGATGCGGCTAGGGGGGCCCGAGGGCCCTGGATCCCCGCTTTTGGCTACGTAA
- the RTKN gene encoding rhotekin isoform X5 produces MFSRNHRSRVTVARGSALEMEFKRGRFRLSLFSDPPEDTELQRKLDHEIRMREGACKLLAACSQREQALEATKSLLVCNSRILSYMGELQRRKEAQVLGKTGRRPSDSGPPAERSPCHGRVCISDLRIPLMWKDTEYFKNKGDLHRWAVFLLLQLGEHIQDTEMILVDRTLTDISFQSNVLFTEAGPDFELRLELYGACVEEEGALTGAPKRLATKLSSSLGRSSGRRVRASLDSAGGSGSSPILLPTPAVSGPRYHLLAHTTLTLAAVQDGFRTHDLTLASHEENPAWLPLYGSVCCRLAAQPLCMTQPTASGTLRVQQAVEMQNWVRVHGVLKGTNLFCYRRPEDADTGEEPLLTIAINKETRVRAGELDQAPGRPFTLSISNQYGDDEVTHTLQTESREALQSWMEALWQLFFDMSQWKQCCDEIMKIETPAPRKPPQALAKQGSLYHEMVLSEPVAPGGPGEGLLLQDNAISAEIRALLSSYYSDR; encoded by the exons ATGTTCTCCCGTAACCACCGGAGCCGGGTCACGGTGGCCAGGGGCTCCGCCCTGGAGATGGAGTTCAAACGCGGCCGGTTCCGACTCAGCCTCTTCAGCGACCCGCCCGAG GACACAGAGTTGCAGAGGAAGCTAGACCATGAGATCCGGATGAGAGAAGGGGCCTGTAAGCTGCTGGCAGCCTGCTCCCAGCGAGAGCAGGCTCTGGAGGCCACCAAGAGCCTGCTAGTGTGCAACAGCCGTATCCTCAGCTACATGGGTGAGCTGCAGCGGCGCAAGGAGGCGCAGGTGCTGGGAAAGACAGGCCGGAG GCCTTCTGACAGTGGCCCGCCCGCTGAGCGCTCCCCCTGCCACGGCCGGGTCTGCATCTCCG ACCTCCGGATTCCACTCATGTGGAAGGACACAGAATATTTCAAGAACAAAGGTG ACTTGCACCGCTGGGCTGTGttcctgctgctgcagctggGAGAACACATCCAGGACACAGAGATGATCCTGGTGGACAGGACACTCACAGACATCTCCTTTCAGAGCAATGTCCTCTT CACTGAGGCGGGGCCAGACTTTGAACTGCGGTTAGAGCTGTATGGGGCCTGTGTGGAAGAAGAGGGGGCCCTGACTGGCGCCCCCAAGAGGCTTGCCACCAAACTCAGCAGCTCCCTGGGCCGCTCCTCAGGGAGGCGTGTCCGGGCATCGCTGGACAGTGCTGGGGGTTCAGGGAGCAGTCCCATCTTGCTCCCCACTCCAGCTGTGAG TGGTCCTCGGTACCATCTCTTGGCTCACACCACACTCACCCTGGCAGCAGTGCAAGATGGATTCCGCACACATGACCTCACCCTTGCCAGTCATG AGGAGAACCCTGCCTGGCTGCCCCTTTATGGTAGCGTGTGTTGCCGCCTGGCAGCTCAGCCTCTCTGCATGACTCAGCCCACTGCAAGTGGTACCCTCAGGGTGCAG CAAGCTGTGGAGATGCAGAACTGGGTACGAGTACATGGAGTTCTGAAAGGCACAAACCTCTTCTGTTACCGGCGACCTGAGGATGCTGACACTGGGGAAGAGCCACTGCTTACTATTGCCATCAACAAG GAAACTCGAGTCCGGGCAGGGGAGCTGGACCAGGCTCCAGGAAGGCCCTTCACCCTAAGTATCAGTAACCAATATGGGGATGACGAGGTGACACACACCCTTCAGACAGAAAGTCGGGAAGCCCTGCAGAGCTGGATGGAGGCTCTGTGGCAGCTTTTCTTTGACATGA GCCAGTGGAAGCAGTGCTGTGATGAAATCATGAAAATTGAAACTCCTGCTCCCCGGAAACCACCCCAAGCACTGGCCAAGCAGGGGTCCTTGTACCATGAGATGG TCTTATCAGAGCCTGTAGCCCCAGGGGGCCCAGGTGAGGGGCTGCTCCTGCAGGATAATGCAATCTCGGCTGAGATCCGGGCTTTGCTTTCCTCCTATTACAGTGACAGGTGA
- the RTKN gene encoding rhotekin isoform X2: MFSRNHRSRVTVARGSALEMEFKRGRFRLSLFSDPPEDTELQRKLDHEIRMREGACKLLAACSQREQALEATKSLLVCNSRILSYMGELQRRKEAQVLGKTGRRPSDSGPPAERSPCHGRVCISDLRIPLMWKDTEYFKNKGDLHRWAVFLLLQLGEHIQDTEMILVDRTLTDISFQSNVLFTEAGPDFELRLELYGACVEEEGALTGAPKRLATKLSSSLGRSSGRRVRASLDSAGGSGSSPILLPTPAVSGPRYHLLAHTTLTLAAVQDGFRTHDLTLASHEENPAWLPLYGSVCCRLAAQPLCMTQPTASGTLRVQQAVEMQNWVRVHGVLKGTNLFCYRRPEDADTGEEPLLTIAINKETRVRAGELDQAPGRPFTLSISNQYGDDEVTHTLQTESREALQSWMEALWQLFFDMSQWKQCCDEIMKIETPAPRKPPQALAKQGSLYHEMAIEPLDDIAAVTDILTQREGARLETPPPWLAMFTDQPALPHPCSAASVAPAPAWTQPLPWGRPRTFSLDAVPPDHSPRARSVAPLPPQRSPRTRDLCSKGQPRTWLQSPV, from the exons ATGTTCTCCCGTAACCACCGGAGCCGGGTCACGGTGGCCAGGGGCTCCGCCCTGGAGATGGAGTTCAAACGCGGCCGGTTCCGACTCAGCCTCTTCAGCGACCCGCCCGAG GACACAGAGTTGCAGAGGAAGCTAGACCATGAGATCCGGATGAGAGAAGGGGCCTGTAAGCTGCTGGCAGCCTGCTCCCAGCGAGAGCAGGCTCTGGAGGCCACCAAGAGCCTGCTAGTGTGCAACAGCCGTATCCTCAGCTACATGGGTGAGCTGCAGCGGCGCAAGGAGGCGCAGGTGCTGGGAAAGACAGGCCGGAG GCCTTCTGACAGTGGCCCGCCCGCTGAGCGCTCCCCCTGCCACGGCCGGGTCTGCATCTCCG ACCTCCGGATTCCACTCATGTGGAAGGACACAGAATATTTCAAGAACAAAGGTG ACTTGCACCGCTGGGCTGTGttcctgctgctgcagctggGAGAACACATCCAGGACACAGAGATGATCCTGGTGGACAGGACACTCACAGACATCTCCTTTCAGAGCAATGTCCTCTT CACTGAGGCGGGGCCAGACTTTGAACTGCGGTTAGAGCTGTATGGGGCCTGTGTGGAAGAAGAGGGGGCCCTGACTGGCGCCCCCAAGAGGCTTGCCACCAAACTCAGCAGCTCCCTGGGCCGCTCCTCAGGGAGGCGTGTCCGGGCATCGCTGGACAGTGCTGGGGGTTCAGGGAGCAGTCCCATCTTGCTCCCCACTCCAGCTGTGAG TGGTCCTCGGTACCATCTCTTGGCTCACACCACACTCACCCTGGCAGCAGTGCAAGATGGATTCCGCACACATGACCTCACCCTTGCCAGTCATG AGGAGAACCCTGCCTGGCTGCCCCTTTATGGTAGCGTGTGTTGCCGCCTGGCAGCTCAGCCTCTCTGCATGACTCAGCCCACTGCAAGTGGTACCCTCAGGGTGCAG CAAGCTGTGGAGATGCAGAACTGGGTACGAGTACATGGAGTTCTGAAAGGCACAAACCTCTTCTGTTACCGGCGACCTGAGGATGCTGACACTGGGGAAGAGCCACTGCTTACTATTGCCATCAACAAG GAAACTCGAGTCCGGGCAGGGGAGCTGGACCAGGCTCCAGGAAGGCCCTTCACCCTAAGTATCAGTAACCAATATGGGGATGACGAGGTGACACACACCCTTCAGACAGAAAGTCGGGAAGCCCTGCAGAGCTGGATGGAGGCTCTGTGGCAGCTTTTCTTTGACATGA GCCAGTGGAAGCAGTGCTGTGATGAAATCATGAAAATTGAAACTCCTGCTCCCCGGAAACCACCCCAAGCACTGGCCAAGCAGGGGTCCTTGTACCATGAGATGG CTATTGAGCCGCTGGATGACATCGCAGCGGTGACAGACATCCTGACCCAGCGGGAGGGCGCAAGGCTGGAGACGCCCCCACCCTGGCTGGCAATGTTTACAGACCAGCCTGCCCTGCCTCACCCCTGCTCGGCTGCCTCagtggccccagccccagcctggacCCAACCCCTACCCTGGGGGAGACCCCGAACCTTTTCCCTGGATGCTGTTCCCCCAGACCACTCCCCTAGGGCTCGCTCGGTTGcccccctcccacctcagcgaTCCCCACGGACCAGAGACCTCTGCAGCAAAGGCCAACCTCGCACTTGGCTCCAGTCACCAGTGTGA
- the RTKN gene encoding rhotekin isoform X3 gives MQDRLHILEDLNMLYIRQMALSLEDTELQRKLDHEIRMREGACKLLAACSQREQALEATKSLLVCNSRILSYMGELQRRKEAQVLGKTGRRPSDSGPPAERSPCHGRVCISDLRIPLMWKDTEYFKNKGDLHRWAVFLLLQLGEHIQDTEMILVDRTLTDISFQSNVLFTEAGPDFELRLELYGACVEEEGALTGAPKRLATKLSSSLGRSSGRRVRASLDSAGGSGSSPILLPTPAVSGPRYHLLAHTTLTLAAVQDGFRTHDLTLASHEENPAWLPLYGSVCCRLAAQPLCMTQPTASGTLRVQQAVEMQNWVRVHGVLKGTNLFCYRRPEDADTGEEPLLTIAINKETRVRAGELDQAPGRPFTLSISNQYGDDEVTHTLQTESREALQSWMEALWQLFFDMSQWKQCCDEIMKIETPAPRKPPQALAKQGSLYHEMAIEPLDDIAAVTDILTQREGARLETPPPWLAMFTDQPALPHPCSAASVAPAPAWTQPLPWGRPRTFSLDAVPPDHSPRARSVAPLPPQRSPRTRDLCSKGQPRTWLQSPV, from the exons ATGCAGGACAGATTGCACATCCTGGAGGACCTGAATATGCTCTACATTCGGCAGATGGCACTCAGCCTGGAG GACACAGAGTTGCAGAGGAAGCTAGACCATGAGATCCGGATGAGAGAAGGGGCCTGTAAGCTGCTGGCAGCCTGCTCCCAGCGAGAGCAGGCTCTGGAGGCCACCAAGAGCCTGCTAGTGTGCAACAGCCGTATCCTCAGCTACATGGGTGAGCTGCAGCGGCGCAAGGAGGCGCAGGTGCTGGGAAAGACAGGCCGGAG GCCTTCTGACAGTGGCCCGCCCGCTGAGCGCTCCCCCTGCCACGGCCGGGTCTGCATCTCCG ACCTCCGGATTCCACTCATGTGGAAGGACACAGAATATTTCAAGAACAAAGGTG ACTTGCACCGCTGGGCTGTGttcctgctgctgcagctggGAGAACACATCCAGGACACAGAGATGATCCTGGTGGACAGGACACTCACAGACATCTCCTTTCAGAGCAATGTCCTCTT CACTGAGGCGGGGCCAGACTTTGAACTGCGGTTAGAGCTGTATGGGGCCTGTGTGGAAGAAGAGGGGGCCCTGACTGGCGCCCCCAAGAGGCTTGCCACCAAACTCAGCAGCTCCCTGGGCCGCTCCTCAGGGAGGCGTGTCCGGGCATCGCTGGACAGTGCTGGGGGTTCAGGGAGCAGTCCCATCTTGCTCCCCACTCCAGCTGTGAG TGGTCCTCGGTACCATCTCTTGGCTCACACCACACTCACCCTGGCAGCAGTGCAAGATGGATTCCGCACACATGACCTCACCCTTGCCAGTCATG AGGAGAACCCTGCCTGGCTGCCCCTTTATGGTAGCGTGTGTTGCCGCCTGGCAGCTCAGCCTCTCTGCATGACTCAGCCCACTGCAAGTGGTACCCTCAGGGTGCAG CAAGCTGTGGAGATGCAGAACTGGGTACGAGTACATGGAGTTCTGAAAGGCACAAACCTCTTCTGTTACCGGCGACCTGAGGATGCTGACACTGGGGAAGAGCCACTGCTTACTATTGCCATCAACAAG GAAACTCGAGTCCGGGCAGGGGAGCTGGACCAGGCTCCAGGAAGGCCCTTCACCCTAAGTATCAGTAACCAATATGGGGATGACGAGGTGACACACACCCTTCAGACAGAAAGTCGGGAAGCCCTGCAGAGCTGGATGGAGGCTCTGTGGCAGCTTTTCTTTGACATGA GCCAGTGGAAGCAGTGCTGTGATGAAATCATGAAAATTGAAACTCCTGCTCCCCGGAAACCACCCCAAGCACTGGCCAAGCAGGGGTCCTTGTACCATGAGATGG CTATTGAGCCGCTGGATGACATCGCAGCGGTGACAGACATCCTGACCCAGCGGGAGGGCGCAAGGCTGGAGACGCCCCCACCCTGGCTGGCAATGTTTACAGACCAGCCTGCCCTGCCTCACCCCTGCTCGGCTGCCTCagtggccccagccccagcctggacCCAACCCCTACCCTGGGGGAGACCCCGAACCTTTTCCCTGGATGCTGTTCCCCCAGACCACTCCCCTAGGGCTCGCTCGGTTGcccccctcccacctcagcgaTCCCCACGGACCAGAGACCTCTGCAGCAAAGGCCAACCTCGCACTTGGCTCCAGTCACCAGTGTGA
- the RTKN gene encoding rhotekin isoform X4 → MDRAREGSDTELQRKLDHEIRMREGACKLLAACSQREQALEATKSLLVCNSRILSYMGELQRRKEAQVLGKTGRRPSDSGPPAERSPCHGRVCISDLRIPLMWKDTEYFKNKGDLHRWAVFLLLQLGEHIQDTEMILVDRTLTDISFQSNVLFTEAGPDFELRLELYGACVEEEGALTGAPKRLATKLSSSLGRSSGRRVRASLDSAGGSGSSPILLPTPAVSGPRYHLLAHTTLTLAAVQDGFRTHDLTLASHEENPAWLPLYGSVCCRLAAQPLCMTQPTASGTLRVQQAVEMQNWVRVHGVLKGTNLFCYRRPEDADTGEEPLLTIAINKETRVRAGELDQAPGRPFTLSISNQYGDDEVTHTLQTESREALQSWMEALWQLFFDMSQWKQCCDEIMKIETPAPRKPPQALAKQGSLYHEMAIEPLDDIAAVTDILTQREGARLETPPPWLAMFTDQPALPHPCSAASVAPAPAWTQPLPWGRPRTFSLDAVPPDHSPRARSVAPLPPQRSPRTRDLCSKGQPRTWLQSPV, encoded by the exons ATGGACAGGGCTAGGGAAGGATCT GACACAGAGTTGCAGAGGAAGCTAGACCATGAGATCCGGATGAGAGAAGGGGCCTGTAAGCTGCTGGCAGCCTGCTCCCAGCGAGAGCAGGCTCTGGAGGCCACCAAGAGCCTGCTAGTGTGCAACAGCCGTATCCTCAGCTACATGGGTGAGCTGCAGCGGCGCAAGGAGGCGCAGGTGCTGGGAAAGACAGGCCGGAG GCCTTCTGACAGTGGCCCGCCCGCTGAGCGCTCCCCCTGCCACGGCCGGGTCTGCATCTCCG ACCTCCGGATTCCACTCATGTGGAAGGACACAGAATATTTCAAGAACAAAGGTG ACTTGCACCGCTGGGCTGTGttcctgctgctgcagctggGAGAACACATCCAGGACACAGAGATGATCCTGGTGGACAGGACACTCACAGACATCTCCTTTCAGAGCAATGTCCTCTT CACTGAGGCGGGGCCAGACTTTGAACTGCGGTTAGAGCTGTATGGGGCCTGTGTGGAAGAAGAGGGGGCCCTGACTGGCGCCCCCAAGAGGCTTGCCACCAAACTCAGCAGCTCCCTGGGCCGCTCCTCAGGGAGGCGTGTCCGGGCATCGCTGGACAGTGCTGGGGGTTCAGGGAGCAGTCCCATCTTGCTCCCCACTCCAGCTGTGAG TGGTCCTCGGTACCATCTCTTGGCTCACACCACACTCACCCTGGCAGCAGTGCAAGATGGATTCCGCACACATGACCTCACCCTTGCCAGTCATG AGGAGAACCCTGCCTGGCTGCCCCTTTATGGTAGCGTGTGTTGCCGCCTGGCAGCTCAGCCTCTCTGCATGACTCAGCCCACTGCAAGTGGTACCCTCAGGGTGCAG CAAGCTGTGGAGATGCAGAACTGGGTACGAGTACATGGAGTTCTGAAAGGCACAAACCTCTTCTGTTACCGGCGACCTGAGGATGCTGACACTGGGGAAGAGCCACTGCTTACTATTGCCATCAACAAG GAAACTCGAGTCCGGGCAGGGGAGCTGGACCAGGCTCCAGGAAGGCCCTTCACCCTAAGTATCAGTAACCAATATGGGGATGACGAGGTGACACACACCCTTCAGACAGAAAGTCGGGAAGCCCTGCAGAGCTGGATGGAGGCTCTGTGGCAGCTTTTCTTTGACATGA GCCAGTGGAAGCAGTGCTGTGATGAAATCATGAAAATTGAAACTCCTGCTCCCCGGAAACCACCCCAAGCACTGGCCAAGCAGGGGTCCTTGTACCATGAGATGG CTATTGAGCCGCTGGATGACATCGCAGCGGTGACAGACATCCTGACCCAGCGGGAGGGCGCAAGGCTGGAGACGCCCCCACCCTGGCTGGCAATGTTTACAGACCAGCCTGCCCTGCCTCACCCCTGCTCGGCTGCCTCagtggccccagccccagcctggacCCAACCCCTACCCTGGGGGAGACCCCGAACCTTTTCCCTGGATGCTGTTCCCCCAGACCACTCCCCTAGGGCTCGCTCGGTTGcccccctcccacctcagcgaTCCCCACGGACCAGAGACCTCTGCAGCAAAGGCCAACCTCGCACTTGGCTCCAGTCACCAGTGTGA
- the RTKN gene encoding rhotekin isoform X1, producing MREGACKLLAACSQREQALEATKSLLVCNSRILSYMGELQRRKEAQVLGKTGRRPSDSGPPAERSPCHGRVCISDLRIPLMWKDTEYFKNKGDLHRWAVFLLLQLGEHIQDTEMILVDRTLTDISFQSNVLFTEAGPDFELRLELYGACVEEEGALTGAPKRLATKLSSSLGRSSGRRVRASLDSAGGSGSSPILLPTPAVSGPRYHLLAHTTLTLAAVQDGFRTHDLTLASHEENPAWLPLYGSVCCRLAAQPLCMTQPTASGTLRVQQAVEMQNWVRVHGVLKGTNLFCYRRPEDADTGEEPLLTIAINKETRVRAGELDQAPGRPFTLSISNQYGDDEVTHTLQTESREALQSWMEALWQLFFDMSQWKQCCDEIMKIETPAPRKPPQALAKQGSLYHEMAIEPLDDIAAVTDILTQREGARLETPPPWLAMFTDQPALPHPCSAASVAPAPAWTQPLPWGRPRTFSLDAVPPDHSPRARSVAPLPPQRSPRTRDLCSKGQPRTWLQSPV from the exons ATGAGAGAAGGGGCCTGTAAGCTGCTGGCAGCCTGCTCCCAGCGAGAGCAGGCTCTGGAGGCCACCAAGAGCCTGCTAGTGTGCAACAGCCGTATCCTCAGCTACATGGGTGAGCTGCAGCGGCGCAAGGAGGCGCAGGTGCTGGGAAAGACAGGCCGGAG GCCTTCTGACAGTGGCCCGCCCGCTGAGCGCTCCCCCTGCCACGGCCGGGTCTGCATCTCCG ACCTCCGGATTCCACTCATGTGGAAGGACACAGAATATTTCAAGAACAAAGGTG ACTTGCACCGCTGGGCTGTGttcctgctgctgcagctggGAGAACACATCCAGGACACAGAGATGATCCTGGTGGACAGGACACTCACAGACATCTCCTTTCAGAGCAATGTCCTCTT CACTGAGGCGGGGCCAGACTTTGAACTGCGGTTAGAGCTGTATGGGGCCTGTGTGGAAGAAGAGGGGGCCCTGACTGGCGCCCCCAAGAGGCTTGCCACCAAACTCAGCAGCTCCCTGGGCCGCTCCTCAGGGAGGCGTGTCCGGGCATCGCTGGACAGTGCTGGGGGTTCAGGGAGCAGTCCCATCTTGCTCCCCACTCCAGCTGTGAG TGGTCCTCGGTACCATCTCTTGGCTCACACCACACTCACCCTGGCAGCAGTGCAAGATGGATTCCGCACACATGACCTCACCCTTGCCAGTCATG AGGAGAACCCTGCCTGGCTGCCCCTTTATGGTAGCGTGTGTTGCCGCCTGGCAGCTCAGCCTCTCTGCATGACTCAGCCCACTGCAAGTGGTACCCTCAGGGTGCAG CAAGCTGTGGAGATGCAGAACTGGGTACGAGTACATGGAGTTCTGAAAGGCACAAACCTCTTCTGTTACCGGCGACCTGAGGATGCTGACACTGGGGAAGAGCCACTGCTTACTATTGCCATCAACAAG GAAACTCGAGTCCGGGCAGGGGAGCTGGACCAGGCTCCAGGAAGGCCCTTCACCCTAAGTATCAGTAACCAATATGGGGATGACGAGGTGACACACACCCTTCAGACAGAAAGTCGGGAAGCCCTGCAGAGCTGGATGGAGGCTCTGTGGCAGCTTTTCTTTGACATGA GCCAGTGGAAGCAGTGCTGTGATGAAATCATGAAAATTGAAACTCCTGCTCCCCGGAAACCACCCCAAGCACTGGCCAAGCAGGGGTCCTTGTACCATGAGATGG CTATTGAGCCGCTGGATGACATCGCAGCGGTGACAGACATCCTGACCCAGCGGGAGGGCGCAAGGCTGGAGACGCCCCCACCCTGGCTGGCAATGTTTACAGACCAGCCTGCCCTGCCTCACCCCTGCTCGGCTGCCTCagtggccccagccccagcctggacCCAACCCCTACCCTGGGGGAGACCCCGAACCTTTTCCCTGGATGCTGTTCCCCCAGACCACTCCCCTAGGGCTCGCTCGGTTGcccccctcccacctcagcgaTCCCCACGGACCAGAGACCTCTGCAGCAAAGGCCAACCTCGCACTTGGCTCCAGTCACCAGTGTGA
- the WDR54 gene encoding WD repeat-containing protein 54, which yields MFRWERSIPLRGSAAALCNNLSVLQLPARNLTHFGVVHGPSAQLLSAAPEGVPLAQRQLHAKEGAGVSPPLITQVHWCVLPFRVLLVLTSHRGIQMYESDGSTMVYWHALDSGDATPVQAVFARGIAASGHFICVGTWSGRVLVFDIPAKGPNIVLSEELAGHQTPITDIATESAQGQDCVADMVTADDSGLLCVWRSGPEFTLLTRIPGFGVPCPSVQLWQGIIAAGYGNGQVHLYEATTGNLHVQINAHARAISALDLAPEAGKLLSAAEDSFVHIWKLSRSPESSYIEVEHCHGECVSDTQVCGARFCDSSGSSFAVTGYDLAEIRRFCSV from the exons ATGTTTCGCTGGGAGCGTTCCATTCCCCTTCGAGGTTCGGCCGCCGCCCTATGCAACAACCTTAGTGTGCTGCAGCTGCCGGCTCGCAACCTCACGCATTTTGGTGTGGTTCATGGACCGAGCGCCCAGCTTCTCAGCGCTGCTCCTGAGGGTGTACCTTTGGCCCAGCGCCAGCTCCACGCTAAGGAGGGTGCTGGAGTGAGCCCCCCACTTATCACTCAG GTCCACTGGTGTGTCCTCCCCTTTCGAGTATTGCTGGTACTCACCTCACATCGAGGAATACAG ATGTATGAGTCCGATGGCTCCACCATGGTCTACTGGCATGCACTGGACTCTGGAGATGCCACCCCAG TACAGGCTGTGTTTGCCCGGGGAATTGCTGCCAGTGGCCACTTCATTTGTGTCG GAACATGGTCAGGCCGGGTGCTCGTGTTTGACATCCCAGCCAAGGGTCCCAACATTGTACTGAGTGAGGAGCTGGCTGGGCATCAGACACCAATCACAGACATTGCCACCGAGTCTGCCCAGGGACAG GATTGTGTGGCTGACATGGTGACGGCAGATGATTCAGGCTTGCTCTGTGTCTGGCGATCAGGGCCAGAATTCACATTATTGACCCGCATTCCAGGATTTGG AGTCCCGTGCCCCTCTGTGCAGCTGTGGCAGGGGATCATAGCAGCAGGCTATGGGAATGGACAAGTGCATCTGTATGAGGCCACTACAGGAAATCTACATGTCCAGATCAATGCCCATGCCCGGGCCATCTCTGCCCTGGACCTGGCTCCTGAGGCGGGCAAG CTACTCTCCGCAGCTGAGGACTCCTTTGTGCATATCTGGAAGCTGAGCAGAAGCCCAGAGAGCAGCTACATTGAG GTGGAACACTGTCATGGTGAGTGTGTTTCCGACACCCAGGTGTGTGGTGCTCGATTCTGTGATTCCTCAGGCAGCTCCTTTGCTGTGACTGGCTATGACCTCGCAGAGATCCGGAGATTCTGCAGTGTGTGA